The following coding sequences lie in one Amycolatopsis cihanbeyliensis genomic window:
- a CDS encoding DivIVA domain-containing protein, whose amino-acid sequence MAAADTPDQAPNTPQFATTLRGYNQQQVDETLKKLADEVKTANRSRDEAMNSVAELTKALNYAQQELAETKAGLSRMVNDPAGPAAMTERVQTMMRLAEEEIAELRTKAEEDADSTRSAADAYAEKTREEARAEAERLDKEAEERRKQLDEEAARRRTEAEKDTEEALAAKRKETEDGLAARQQETEEAIAASKAESDRVIAEQEAAAQEKAAGLVADAERQLAEAEQQRTQALDLRQQVTDRLAATNAAVQQAMQAFGVGADQQAAAESAEPSEEGEGAESAAASKSKQPA is encoded by the coding sequence ATGGCCGCAGCCGACACGCCTGATCAGGCCCCCAACACCCCCCAGTTCGCCACCACTCTGCGTGGCTACAACCAACAACAGGTTGACGAGACCCTCAAGAAGCTCGCCGACGAGGTCAAGACCGCTAACCGCAGCCGGGACGAGGCGATGAACTCGGTCGCCGAGCTGACCAAGGCGCTGAACTACGCGCAGCAGGAGCTGGCCGAGACCAAGGCCGGTCTGTCCAGGATGGTCAACGACCCGGCCGGTCCCGCGGCGATGACCGAGCGCGTGCAGACCATGATGAGACTGGCCGAGGAGGAGATAGCCGAGCTCCGCACCAAGGCAGAGGAGGACGCCGACTCGACGAGGTCGGCGGCCGATGCCTATGCCGAGAAGACTCGCGAGGAGGCCCGGGCCGAGGCCGAGCGCCTGGACAAGGAGGCCGAGGAGCGCAGGAAGCAGCTCGACGAGGAGGCCGCGCGGCGCCGGACCGAGGCCGAGAAGGACACCGAGGAGGCACTGGCCGCCAAGCGCAAGGAGACCGAGGACGGCCTGGCCGCTCGGCAGCAGGAGACCGAGGAGGCCATCGCGGCCAGCAAGGCGGAGTCCGACCGGGTCATCGCCGAGCAGGAGGCGGCCGCGCAGGAGAAGGCGGCCGGGCTCGTCGCGGACGCCGAACGCCAGCTCGCCGAGGCCGAGCAGCAGCGGACCCAGGCGCTGGACCTGCGCCAGCAGGTGACCGACCGGCTGGCCGCGACGAACGCCGCGGTGCAGCAGGCCATGCAGGCCTTCGGCGTCGGCGCGGACCAGCAGGCCGCTGCCGAGTCCGCTGAGCCGTCCGAGGAGGGCGAGGGAGCCGAGAGCGCCGCGGCGAGCAAGTCCAAGCAGCCCGCCTGA
- a CDS encoding peroxidase family protein — protein sequence MGKPGGLMDAKDPLEEGPIRLITHPELSPNNVDNPFHTAGTTFFGQFMDHDFTFDLSSRLGVPVDPEESPNSRTPTLELDSVYGGGPIADPTLYDPTDNDKFLVESGGLFEDLPRDPDGIAIISDPRNDENLMVSGIQAAFLLCHNRMVDRLRSQGVPADQVFARARRLVTWHYQWIVVHEFLPQVIGFGITQDVLRHGRRFYRPASGQHFMPVEFQGAAYRFGHSMVRPSYRANLAGDQGEPFFGFVFDPAGQGQGDPVDLRGGARAPRRFIGWQTFFDFRDGELKPNKRIDTKISTVLFRLPIAAIPTGDPPTALPQRNLLRHLTWSLPSGQAIAGAMGIPQLEPDALTELRQFGVGLERSTPLWYYVLKEAEVLGDGISLAGVGARLIGEVILGLLELDPQSYLAADPAWRPTLPGRPNGDFGFADLLTFAGVDPGSRGQ from the coding sequence ATGGGCAAGCCGGGCGGGCTGATGGACGCCAAGGACCCACTCGAGGAAGGACCTATACGACTCATCACCCATCCCGAACTCAGCCCCAACAACGTGGACAACCCCTTCCACACGGCGGGAACCACGTTCTTCGGTCAGTTCATGGACCATGATTTCACGTTCGATCTTTCCTCCCGACTCGGCGTACCCGTCGACCCGGAGGAATCACCCAATTCCCGCACGCCCACGCTGGAACTCGACTCGGTATACGGTGGCGGCCCCATCGCGGATCCCACCCTGTACGACCCAACGGACAACGACAAATTCCTCGTAGAAAGCGGTGGTCTGTTCGAGGACCTACCGCGCGACCCGGACGGCATCGCCATCATCTCGGACCCACGAAACGACGAGAACCTGATGGTTTCCGGGATACAGGCCGCTTTTCTGCTCTGCCACAACCGGATGGTCGACAGGCTGCGCTCCCAGGGCGTGCCTGCCGACCAGGTCTTCGCAAGAGCACGGCGGCTGGTCACCTGGCACTACCAGTGGATCGTCGTGCACGAATTCCTGCCCCAGGTGATCGGTTTCGGCATCACCCAGGACGTGCTGCGGCATGGAAGACGGTTCTACCGGCCGGCATCGGGCCAACATTTCATGCCGGTGGAGTTCCAGGGCGCGGCCTACCGCTTCGGGCACAGCATGGTGCGCCCGTCATACCGCGCCAACCTGGCCGGCGATCAGGGCGAACCATTCTTCGGGTTCGTCTTCGACCCCGCGGGGCAGGGCCAGGGCGACCCGGTCGACCTGCGCGGCGGCGCGCGTGCCCCGCGCCGGTTCATCGGCTGGCAGACCTTCTTCGACTTCCGCGACGGCGAGCTGAAACCGAACAAGCGGATCGACACGAAGATCTCCACCGTGCTGTTCCGGCTGCCGATCGCGGCCATCCCCACCGGCGACCCGCCGACCGCGCTGCCGCAGCGCAACCTGCTGCGCCACCTGACCTGGTCCCTGCCATCCGGCCAGGCGATCGCCGGCGCGATGGGGATACCGCAGCTCGAGCCGGACGCGCTGACCGAGCTCCGGCAGTTCGGTGTGGGCCTGGAGCGCAGCACACCCCTGTGGTACTACGTGCTCAAGGAGGCGGAGGTGCTCGGTGACGGCATCTCGCTGGCGGGTGTCGGCGCCCGGCTGATCGGCGAGGTGATCCTCGGGCTGCTGGAACTCGACCCGCAGTCCTATCTCGCGGCGGACCCGGCCTGGCGGCCCACGCTGCCCGGCCGGCCGAACGGTGACTTCGGCTTCGCCGACCTGCTGACCTTCGCCGGGGTGGACCCCGGCAGCCGTGGCCAGTAG
- a CDS encoding helix-turn-helix domain-containing protein, producing the protein MSDTMNNQDRPPRKVVVRCLDALLRDALASWVQALPGHLVAGAVTSGPELLRLCTLRSPHLAVVEIRSADADELRLLDNLRRCRPRTYVVGVHHSLDTHKLLRLHRAGADRLVSSRYGLPTLRAALLGAGTGPPSRSASGGLSGRELEILALISAGCPVVEVADVLGISPHTVTNHKRRIFAKLEVHSRTEAAAEAGRLGLAWRASVGPAAEGLFGGPPGALHDEVARVLSTHGIAARPPVTILVEPTESCWRAAEQQAAPIIVIDPAFRGRNAVAGALLRGASATLTGDRLAERLPAAIALTAAGYLVATGDPVRALLAESYPAAPTTLTPRERDVLDSISRGHSVRQTAHELGITIKTVQSIQRQLFSKLRVHNRTAALELARRLGLVSPPTGT; encoded by the coding sequence ATGTCGGACACAATGAACAACCAGGACCGCCCTCCGCGCAAAGTGGTCGTGCGGTGCCTGGACGCCCTGCTGCGGGACGCACTCGCGAGCTGGGTACAGGCCCTGCCCGGCCACCTGGTGGCGGGCGCGGTGACCAGTGGACCGGAGCTGCTCCGGTTGTGCACCCTGCGCTCACCACACCTCGCGGTGGTGGAGATCCGGTCCGCCGACGCGGACGAACTCCGCTTGCTGGACAACCTGCGCCGGTGCCGGCCACGGACCTACGTGGTGGGCGTGCACCATTCGCTGGACACGCACAAGCTGCTGCGCCTGCACCGCGCCGGTGCTGACCGACTGGTCAGCAGCCGATATGGACTGCCGACACTGCGGGCCGCGCTGCTGGGCGCCGGGACCGGCCCGCCTTCACGGTCCGCGAGCGGCGGGCTGAGCGGCAGGGAACTGGAGATCCTCGCACTGATCTCCGCCGGGTGCCCGGTTGTCGAGGTCGCCGACGTGCTCGGGATCAGCCCGCATACCGTGACCAACCACAAGCGACGCATCTTCGCCAAGCTGGAGGTACACAGCCGCACCGAGGCGGCGGCCGAGGCCGGCAGGCTCGGGCTGGCGTGGCGGGCGAGTGTCGGCCCCGCCGCCGAGGGGCTGTTCGGCGGGCCGCCCGGCGCGCTGCACGACGAGGTCGCCAGGGTGCTGTCCACGCATGGCATCGCCGCGCGGCCGCCGGTAACGATCCTGGTGGAGCCGACGGAGAGTTGCTGGCGGGCGGCCGAGCAACAAGCGGCGCCGATCATCGTGATCGACCCCGCGTTCCGTGGCCGAAACGCGGTCGCCGGTGCACTGCTGCGCGGAGCCAGCGCCACGCTCACCGGTGACCGCCTCGCCGAGCGACTACCGGCCGCCATCGCGCTGACCGCGGCCGGTTACCTGGTCGCGACCGGTGATCCGGTGCGGGCGCTGCTCGCCGAGAGCTATCCGGCCGCGCCGACCACACTGACGCCGCGCGAGCGGGACGTGCTCGACTCGATCAGCCGCGGCCATTCCGTCCGGCAGACCGCGCACGAGCTCGGCATCACGATCAAGACGGTGCAAAGTATCCAGCGGCAGCTGTTCTCGAAGCTCCGGGTACACAACAGAACCGCAGCCCTCGAACTCGCCAGGCGGCTCGGACTCGTCTCGCCCCCGACCGGCACCTAG
- a CDS encoding arylamine N-acetyltransferase, whose amino-acid sequence MATTNTPAALCAAEKRGLEAYLRRIGLERELPAERATLRVVHRAHVTSIPFENLDILLGAVPALDIGSVRDKLVRTDRGGYCHEVPREVSGIAPPAEFGQ is encoded by the coding sequence ATGGCGACAACGAACACCCCGGCGGCACTGTGCGCGGCCGAAAAGCGTGGCCTGGAAGCGTACCTACGGCGCATCGGGCTGGAGCGGGAACTGCCCGCGGAACGGGCGACGTTGCGCGTCGTGCATCGTGCGCATGTCACGTCGATCCCGTTCGAGAACCTGGACATCCTGCTCGGCGCGGTGCCCGCGCTGGACATCGGCAGCGTGCGGGACAAGCTCGTCCGGACCGACCGCGGCGGCTACTGCCACGAGGTGCCGCGTGAGGTGTCCGGCATCGCCCCGCCCGCCGAGTTCGGTCAGTGA
- a CDS encoding ABC transporter permease yields the protein MLAIALSELIQIFRNRSVLITSFVMPVAVSAFFVYQHETFAKLASLGYIAAIVLFTVCAFGLYASSVTTLAARRQNLFLKRLRSTSAGDAGILTGLVLPVTVIALIQVAVTMTVLGVVADEPDNIGLLAVAVLATVSMMIGLGLATAGLTNSPEHAQVTTLPVSLGVIAVASWAGIAGTEDLTLLKRLLPGGSATELVVNAWNGGVAVTDSLLLLAPTLAWVVVAVLLASRLFRWEPRR from the coding sequence ATGCTCGCGATCGCGCTCAGTGAGCTGATCCAGATCTTCCGCAACCGCTCGGTGCTGATCACCAGCTTCGTGATGCCCGTCGCGGTCAGCGCGTTCTTCGTCTACCAGCACGAGACATTCGCCAAGCTGGCCAGCCTCGGCTACATCGCGGCGATCGTGCTGTTCACCGTGTGCGCGTTCGGGCTCTACGCCAGCTCGGTCACCACGCTGGCCGCGCGCAGGCAGAACCTGTTCCTCAAGCGGCTGCGCTCCACCTCCGCCGGTGACGCGGGCATCCTGACCGGGCTGGTGCTGCCGGTCACGGTCATCGCACTGATCCAGGTGGCCGTGACCATGACGGTGCTGGGCGTGGTTGCCGACGAGCCGGACAACATCGGCCTGCTCGCGGTGGCCGTCCTGGCCACGGTGAGCATGATGATCGGCCTGGGGCTGGCCACGGCGGGACTGACCAACTCCCCCGAACATGCCCAGGTCACCACGCTGCCCGTCAGCCTCGGCGTCATCGCCGTCGCCAGCTGGGCCGGTATCGCCGGCACCGAGGACCTCACGCTGCTCAAACGCCTGCTACCCGGCGGGTCGGCCACCGAGCTCGTCGTCAACGCCTGGAACGGCGGCGTCGCCGTCACCGACTCCCTGCTCCTGCTCGCACCCACCCTGGCCTGGGTCGTCGTCGCCGTCCTCCTGGCCTCCCGGCTCTTCCGCTGGGAACCCCGCCGATGA
- a CDS encoding ABC transporter ATP-binding protein has translation MTSTPVIDVERLNVRYGDFHAVQDLSFQVRRGEFYALLGTNGAGKTSTMETLEGHRAPTSGTVRVLGWSPRDRSAVRPKMGIMLQESGFSPDLTVRESIRLIGKLTQRTDRVERVLSIVDLTRKAATRVSRLSGGEKRRLDFATTVYGAPELIFLDEPTTGLDIQSRDALWDAVDKLREDGSTIVLTTHYLEEAQQRADRIGLLHKGAFHQEGTVAELTRALPAVIRFALPPSAPALPLRGRRESEGRFLIETHHLQHDLFTLLRWAQEHAVELRELEAGPTRLDDVFRAIDN, from the coding sequence ATGACCTCGACACCAGTGATCGACGTGGAACGTTTGAACGTCAGGTACGGTGACTTCCACGCTGTGCAGGATCTGTCCTTTCAGGTGCGGAGGGGCGAGTTCTACGCCCTGCTCGGCACGAACGGGGCCGGCAAGACTTCGACCATGGAGACCCTCGAAGGCCACCGGGCGCCGACGTCGGGCACGGTGAGGGTGCTCGGATGGAGCCCGCGGGACCGGTCCGCCGTGCGGCCCAAGATGGGCATCATGCTGCAGGAGAGCGGGTTCTCCCCGGATCTGACGGTACGGGAGTCGATCCGGCTGATCGGGAAGCTGACCCAGCGCACGGACCGGGTCGAGCGGGTGCTCAGCATCGTGGATCTCACGCGCAAGGCCGCTACAAGGGTGTCGCGGCTCTCCGGCGGTGAGAAGCGGCGGCTGGACTTCGCCACCACGGTGTACGGCGCGCCGGAGCTGATCTTCCTGGACGAACCCACGACCGGTTTGGACATCCAGTCCCGGGACGCGTTGTGGGACGCGGTGGACAAGCTACGCGAGGACGGGTCCACGATCGTGCTCACCACGCACTACCTGGAGGAGGCGCAGCAACGCGCCGACCGCATCGGACTGCTGCACAAGGGAGCGTTCCACCAGGAGGGCACCGTCGCCGAGCTGACGCGGGCGCTGCCCGCGGTGATCCGGTTCGCCCTTCCGCCTTCGGCGCCCGCGCTGCCGCTGCGGGGCAGGCGCGAGAGCGAAGGGAGGTTCCTGATCGAGACCCATCACCTGCAGCACGACCTGTTCACCCTGCTCCGATGGGCGCAGGAGCACGCGGTGGAGCTGCGCGAGCTCGAAGCGGGCCCGACCCGGCTCGACGACGTGTTCCGCGCCATCGACAACTAG
- a CDS encoding sensor histidine kinase, with translation MAEDTEPAWGTLRRLNLTMFLPLLAVAGALVVAVAARSWWQALVLSASVVAVLVVFVRWAAGDVLRVALPCLVVTAAVWPFSVLVAGSGAAFFALCCVGSFVIPQLSRHRGAAAVALATYVATVGAGRLLVSHEDVPGVLFQYVLVPTGVTVVAVGLMFPNKRFYDVVTELEEAREREAELAVTRERVRFAGDLHDIQGHTLHVVKLKTALARKLVDSDTERAKQELHEIHELVSDTITQTKELAYAQRRLNLSAELENARNLFEAAGIHVRVNREADVAPGASELLGQVLRETTTNILRHAQATRVRITLSERSITIVNDGAQRTPLPELRGLAALEQRVAADGGELTVEQDNGQFRTAAGFPRHVEEAQENR, from the coding sequence ATGGCTGAGGACACCGAACCGGCGTGGGGCACGCTGCGCAGGCTCAACCTCACCATGTTTCTCCCGCTGCTCGCCGTCGCCGGGGCGCTGGTGGTGGCGGTCGCCGCCCGGTCGTGGTGGCAGGCTCTCGTCCTGAGCGCGAGCGTGGTGGCGGTCCTGGTGGTCTTCGTGCGGTGGGCGGCAGGCGACGTCCTGCGCGTCGCGCTCCCCTGCCTGGTCGTCACCGCCGCCGTGTGGCCCTTCTCCGTACTGGTGGCCGGCAGCGGCGCGGCCTTCTTCGCGCTCTGCTGCGTGGGCTCCTTCGTCATCCCCCAGCTGTCGCGCCACCGGGGCGCGGCGGCTGTCGCGCTCGCCACCTACGTCGCCACGGTGGGGGCGGGGAGGTTGCTGGTGTCGCACGAGGACGTCCCCGGTGTCCTGTTCCAGTACGTTCTCGTCCCCACCGGCGTCACCGTGGTGGCGGTCGGGCTCATGTTCCCCAACAAGCGGTTCTACGACGTCGTCACGGAGCTGGAGGAGGCACGGGAGCGGGAAGCGGAGCTGGCCGTCACCCGCGAGCGTGTCCGGTTCGCCGGCGACCTGCACGACATCCAGGGCCACACCCTCCATGTGGTGAAGCTCAAGACCGCGCTCGCCCGGAAGCTGGTGGACAGCGACACCGAACGAGCCAAGCAGGAGCTGCACGAGATCCACGAGCTCGTCAGCGACACCATCACCCAGACCAAGGAACTCGCCTACGCGCAGCGCAGGCTCAACCTCTCCGCCGAGCTGGAGAACGCGAGGAACCTCTTCGAGGCCGCGGGCATCCACGTGCGTGTCAACCGCGAAGCCGACGTCGCCCCTGGCGCGAGCGAGCTGCTCGGCCAGGTCCTCCGCGAGACGACCACGAACATCCTGCGGCACGCCCAGGCGACCCGGGTGCGGATCACCCTGTCCGAACGGAGTATCACCATCGTCAACGACGGCGCCCAGCGAACCCCGCTGCCCGAGCTGCGCGGCCTGGCCGCCCTCGAACAACGCGTCGCCGCCGACGGAGGCGAACTGACGGTCGAGCAGGACAACGGCCAGTTCCGGACAGCCGCGGGATTCCCGCGTCACGTTGAAGAAGCACAGGAGAACCGATGA
- a CDS encoding response regulator transcription factor, protein MTTVVLADDEALLRKAMAALLPLEGEITVLAEAANGEEAVQATLRHEPDVLVIDLEMPGVDGLGAVAEIHRTRPNQVILMLTRHAKPGVLRKALKLGVQGFVSKSAEPAHITSVITALHEGRRWVDPDVSALAVVDDCPLTDRELDVLRATGNGYSVADIATQLHLAQGTVRNYLSNAMQKTQTQNRHEAARYAREHDWL, encoded by the coding sequence ATGACCACCGTGGTGCTCGCCGACGACGAGGCCTTGCTCCGCAAGGCCATGGCCGCACTGCTCCCGCTCGAGGGCGAGATCACCGTGCTCGCCGAAGCGGCGAACGGCGAGGAAGCCGTCCAGGCCACCCTGCGACACGAGCCCGACGTGCTCGTCATCGACCTCGAGATGCCCGGCGTGGACGGTCTCGGCGCCGTCGCGGAGATCCACCGCACCCGGCCGAACCAGGTCATCCTCATGCTGACCCGTCACGCCAAACCCGGAGTACTCCGCAAAGCCCTCAAACTCGGAGTCCAGGGCTTCGTCAGCAAGTCCGCCGAACCCGCGCACATCACCTCGGTCATCACCGCCCTGCACGAAGGCAGGCGCTGGGTCGACCCGGACGTCTCCGCGCTCGCCGTGGTCGACGACTGCCCCCTCACCGACCGCGAGCTCGATGTGCTGCGCGCGACCGGCAACGGGTACTCCGTCGCCGATATCGCCACCCAGCTCCACCTCGCGCAAGGCACGGTACGCAACTACCTTTCCAACGCCATGCAGAAAACCCAGACGCAGAACCGGCACGAAGCGGCCAGATACGCACGCGAGCACGACTGGCTGTAA
- a CDS encoding FGGY-family carbohydrate kinase — MTGVTIGIDVATAGVRTLAVDGAGRVLATAATPLPAPIRAAAGHSEQDARSWWPAVATALRRTTTALPGRGAEVTAVSVAATSGTIVAVDGRGRPCSPALMYDDRRGTPYNAKAAELGEARWRALGMAVSGTAALGRIGWLRDHIAGAAAIRHTPELVGAELVGAPVATDSAHALKSGYDPLAGEWAGEVFDALGVPAAWLPDVVAPCTVLGEVGPPAAERTGLRTGCRVVAGMTDGCAGQLASGAVTPGQFVGILGTTYVLKGVTERLVPDPTGAMYSHRHPDGWWLPGGASNTGGESVSDTPELARLDAAAAAGGPARIVAYPLRRPGERFPFASPAARGFVTGTPVDEVEAHRARLEGVAFLERLALDHLRRLGIRVTAPLSAAGGGSKSPLWNKIRATVTGLGLRIAPHAETGYGAALLAAAGGMPGGLGEASRRLTGESELIEPDPAERDALTDSYHRFCAALHTRGWIDDELLTVATR, encoded by the coding sequence ATGACCGGAGTGACCATCGGCATCGACGTCGCCACGGCGGGGGTACGCACCCTCGCGGTGGACGGCGCCGGCCGGGTGCTGGCCACCGCGGCGACGCCGCTGCCGGCCCCGATCCGCGCCGCGGCGGGGCACAGCGAGCAGGACGCGCGGAGCTGGTGGCCCGCCGTCGCGACCGCGCTGCGCCGGACCACCACGGCCCTACCCGGCCGGGGTGCCGAGGTCACCGCCGTGTCGGTCGCCGCGACCTCGGGCACCATCGTGGCCGTGGACGGCAGGGGGCGGCCGTGCTCGCCCGCGCTGATGTACGACGACCGGCGTGGAACCCCGTACAACGCCAAGGCCGCCGAGCTGGGCGAGGCGCGCTGGCGGGCGCTCGGGATGGCCGTGTCCGGCACCGCCGCGCTCGGCCGGATCGGCTGGCTGCGCGACCATATCGCCGGGGCGGCCGCGATCCGGCACACCCCTGAGCTGGTCGGCGCCGAGCTGGTGGGTGCTCCGGTGGCCACGGATTCCGCGCACGCGTTGAAGAGTGGCTACGACCCCCTCGCCGGCGAGTGGGCGGGCGAGGTGTTCGACGCGCTCGGCGTCCCGGCGGCCTGGTTACCCGACGTCGTCGCGCCCTGCACCGTGCTCGGCGAGGTCGGCCCGCCGGCCGCCGAGAGGACCGGGCTGCGCACCGGCTGCCGGGTGGTGGCCGGAATGACCGACGGGTGTGCGGGCCAGCTCGCCTCCGGTGCGGTCACGCCGGGCCAGTTCGTCGGCATTCTCGGCACCACCTACGTGCTCAAGGGGGTCACCGAGCGGCTGGTACCGGATCCCACCGGCGCGATGTACAGCCACCGCCACCCGGATGGATGGTGGTTGCCCGGCGGGGCATCGAACACCGGCGGCGAGTCCGTTTCGGACACTCCCGAGCTGGCCCGGCTGGATGCGGCCGCGGCGGCGGGAGGTCCCGCACGGATCGTGGCCTACCCGCTGCGCAGGCCCGGCGAGCGGTTCCCGTTCGCCTCACCCGCGGCACGGGGATTCGTGACGGGAACACCCGTGGACGAGGTCGAGGCGCACCGCGCCAGGCTGGAGGGGGTCGCCTTCCTCGAACGTCTCGCGCTGGATCACCTACGCAGGCTGGGTATCCGGGTGACCGCACCACTGTCCGCAGCGGGTGGCGGGAGCAAAAGTCCACTGTGGAACAAAATCAGGGCGACCGTCACCGGACTCGGCCTGCGGATCGCACCGCACGCGGAAACCGGCTACGGCGCCGCCCTGCTGGCCGCCGCCGGCGGCATGCCCGGCGGGCTCGGCGAGGCCAGCCGCCGGCTGACCGGGGAGTCCGAGCTGATCGAACCGGATCCGGCGGAGCGGGACGCGCTGACCGACTCCTACCACCGGTTCTGCGCCGCCCTGCACACCCGCGGCTGGATCGACGACGAGCTGCTCACCGTCGCCACCAGGTAG
- a CDS encoding MFS transporter, translating to MSQLTTPELSQPSPFKRMLNRWGLPAPLFLGYVGLLLFMIGDGVESAFIAPFMADNGAGTDIRASHVITVYGVAVMLASWLSGALSELWGPRRVMFAGLVIWVVFDALFLAVAVAGESYPLMMVFYGLRGFGYPMFAFGFLVWITAVAPVARLGAAVGWFYFAFTGGLPTLGALVANFTNPVLGHYGTLWLSIGILALGGLVCLLGVRERTGRERLAPPEVKPVQSLVSSLSIAWKKPRVGIGMLVRVINTAPEFGILVFFPTIFISEIGFGESRWLLLVSVIFGTNIFFNLIFGVLSDKIGWRTTITYFGAIGCAVSILLLYFVPVYAGADYYWLALLVGALYGATLAGFVPISALLPSLAPENKGGAMALLNFGAGAATFAGPAVVSLFLGPFGGAGVVIIFAALYIVAAILTRFLKLPEETEQALEKNATLQQAGEKVVVT from the coding sequence ATGAGCCAGTTGACAACACCGGAGTTGTCCCAGCCCAGCCCGTTCAAGCGGATGTTGAACAGGTGGGGCCTGCCGGCACCGCTGTTTCTCGGCTACGTCGGCCTGCTGCTGTTCATGATCGGCGACGGCGTCGAATCGGCGTTCATCGCGCCGTTCATGGCCGACAACGGCGCCGGTACCGATATCCGGGCGTCGCACGTCATCACCGTGTACGGGGTCGCGGTCATGCTCGCGTCCTGGCTGTCCGGCGCGCTGTCCGAGCTATGGGGGCCACGCCGGGTGATGTTCGCCGGTCTGGTCATCTGGGTGGTCTTCGACGCGCTGTTCCTCGCGGTGGCCGTCGCGGGTGAGAGCTACCCGCTGATGATGGTGTTCTACGGGTTGCGCGGGTTCGGCTACCCGATGTTCGCCTTCGGGTTCCTGGTGTGGATCACCGCTGTCGCCCCGGTCGCCCGGCTGGGTGCCGCGGTGGGTTGGTTCTACTTCGCGTTCACCGGGGGCCTGCCGACGCTGGGGGCGCTGGTCGCCAACTTCACCAACCCGGTCCTCGGGCACTACGGCACGCTCTGGCTTTCGATCGGCATCCTCGCCCTCGGTGGCCTGGTCTGCCTGCTCGGCGTGCGCGAGCGTACCGGGCGGGAGCGGCTCGCCCCGCCCGAGGTCAAGCCGGTGCAAAGCCTGGTGTCCAGCCTGTCCATCGCCTGGAAGAAGCCGCGGGTGGGGATCGGCATGCTCGTCCGAGTGATCAACACCGCCCCGGAGTTCGGCATACTGGTGTTCTTCCCGACCATCTTCATCAGCGAGATCGGTTTCGGCGAGAGTCGCTGGTTGCTGCTGGTGTCGGTGATCTTCGGCACCAACATCTTCTTCAACCTGATCTTCGGCGTACTCAGCGACAAGATCGGCTGGCGGACCACGATCACCTACTTCGGCGCGATCGGGTGCGCCGTCTCGATCCTGCTGCTGTACTTCGTGCCGGTGTACGCGGGTGCCGACTACTACTGGCTGGCACTGCTGGTGGGCGCGCTGTACGGTGCCACACTCGCCGGGTTCGTGCCCATCTCGGCGCTGCTGCCCTCGCTGGCCCCGGAGAACAAGGGCGGCGCCATGGCACTGTTGAACTTCGGGGCCGGTGCGGCCACCTTCGCCGGACCGGCGGTGGTCAGCCTCTTCCTCGGGCCGTTCGGCGGTGCCGGGGTGGTGATCATTTTCGCCGCGCTGTACATCGTCGCGGCGATACTGACCCGGTTCCTCAAGCTGCCGGAGGAAACCGAGCAAGCACTCGAGAAGAACGCCACCTTGCAACAGGCCGGGGAGAAGGTCGTCGTCACATGA
- a CDS encoding DeoR/GlpR family DNA-binding transcription regulator, which yields MSETSSGGSARSRSIRQQRITDYVVNRGSASAAELAELTGVSVMTVHRDLDELARRGLLRKFRGGVSAQPSTVFESNAEYRLGAHVEAKSAIAKQALTHVEPGMSILLDDSTSALALAKLLPEVVPLTVATNYLRTIEELKHVEDLRLICIGGDYSSTHDSFLGMPCLEAVERITVDATFVSTSSMNAEMTFHQEPEIVMVKRAMLASAETKVLLMDASKMPRSALHRLAPVTDYDRLIVDSAVPSPLVEELRNRTTVDVAPR from the coding sequence ATGAGCGAGACGTCGAGCGGGGGCAGCGCGCGCTCTCGAAGCATCAGGCAGCAACGCATCACCGACTACGTGGTGAACCGGGGCTCGGCCTCCGCGGCCGAGTTGGCCGAGCTCACCGGGGTCAGTGTCATGACGGTGCATCGCGACCTCGATGAGCTCGCCAGGCGAGGGCTGCTGCGCAAGTTCCGCGGCGGGGTGTCCGCCCAGCCTTCGACCGTGTTCGAGAGCAACGCCGAGTACCGGCTCGGCGCGCATGTCGAGGCGAAGTCGGCGATCGCGAAGCAGGCACTGACCCATGTCGAACCGGGCATGTCGATCCTGCTCGACGACTCGACCAGCGCGCTCGCGCTGGCCAAGCTGTTGCCCGAGGTGGTGCCGCTGACCGTGGCCACGAACTACCTGCGCACCATCGAGGAGCTCAAGCACGTCGAGGACCTGCGGTTGATCTGCATCGGCGGGGACTACTCCAGCACGCACGACTCCTTCCTCGGCATGCCCTGCCTCGAGGCGGTCGAGCGGATCACGGTGGACGCGACCTTCGTGTCCACCTCCTCGATGAACGCGGAGATGACCTTCCATCAGGAGCCGGAGATCGTGATGGTCAAGCGCGCCATGCTGGCCAGCGCGGAGACCAAGGTCCTGCTGATGGACGCCAGCAAGATGCCCCGGTCGGCCCTGCACCGGCTGGCCCCGGTGACCGACTACGACCGGCTGATCGTGGACTCCGCGGTGCCGAGCCCGCTGGTGGAGGAGCTGCGCAACCGCACCACGGTGGATGTCGCCCCGCGCTGA